The Dioscorea cayenensis subsp. rotundata cultivar TDr96_F1 chromosome 19, TDr96_F1_v2_PseudoChromosome.rev07_lg8_w22 25.fasta, whole genome shotgun sequence genome includes a window with the following:
- the LOC120283631 gene encoding 7-deoxyloganetin glucosyltransferase-like, giving the protein MNINKNKKPHVLCIPFPSQGHITPMLKFAKLLHSKGFYITFINTEYNHNRLLKSRPSSSSSSSSSSSSSLDLFEDFVFETIPDGLPPSGEDVTQDIPSLCESLSTKCLFYFKEMVTTRLSSPATFIVSDIFMGFTSNVAAELGIPLVLFWSASACGLMCYLHYKHLIQANLVPLTDESDLETKVEWIPGMKNMRLKDMPTFIRTKDINDIVLNYILKDMERVPKASALIMNTMHELEQEVLTAMSSIITLPTYTIGPLSLLSKQLLPTLGSNLWKEDMSCMEWLAGKKASSVVYVNFGSVAVMSKKQMVEFAWGLANSEHEFLWVVRPDLVRGDNAVLPQEFLTKTQGKRMLTSWCPQEDVLKHEAIGGFLTHGGWNSILESICGGVPMLCWPFFAEQQTNCRHMSCEWGIGMEIDEHVEREEVERLIRELMGGEKGKEMKKKMVELKEIAFRGC; this is encoded by the exons ATGAACatcaacaagaacaaaaaaCCTCATGTATTATGTATTCCATTCCCTTCACAAGGTCACATAACACCCATGCTTAAGTTTGCCAAGCTTTTACACTCCAAAGGCTTCTATATCACCTTCATCAACACTGAGTACAATCACAATAGACTCCTCAAGTCtagaccttcttcttcttcttcttcttcttcttcttcttcttcatctttagaCCTTTTCGAGGACTTTGTATTCGAGACAATCCCCGATGGCCTACCGCCTTCCGGTGAAGATGTAACACAAGATATACCTTCATTATGTGAGTCTCTATCAACTAAAtgcttgttttatttcaaaGAAATGGTCACTACAAGGCTCTCTTCTCCGGCAACGTTCATCGTCTCCGATATATTTATGGGATTCACTTCCAATGTTGCGGCGGAGCTCGGAATCCCTCTGGTCTTGTTTTGGTCTGCAAGTGCTTGTGGTCTTATGTGTTATTTACACTACAAACATCTCATTCAAGCTAATCTTGTTCCACTcacag ATGAGAGTGACCTAGAGACAAAGGTGGAGTGGATACCAGGGATGAAGAACATGAGGTTAAAGGACATGCCAACATTCATAAGAACAAAAGACATAAATGACATAGTCCTAAACTACATCCTCAAAGACATGGAAAGAGTCCCCAAAGCCTCTGCACTAATAATGAACACCATGCATGAACTAGAACAAGAAGTCCTCACAGCCATGTCATCCATAATAACCCTACCAACTTACACCATTGGTCCTTTATCCCTCCTCTCCAAACAACTCCTTCCAACCCTAGGATCAAACCTTTGGAAAGAGGACATGAGTTGCATGGAATGGTTGGCAGGCAAGAAGGCATCATCAGTGGTTTATGTCAACTTTGGAAGTGTAGCAGTGATGAGTAAGAAACAAATGGTTGAGTTTGCATGGGGACTTGCTAACAGTGAGCATGAGTTCTTGTGGGTTGTAAGACCAGACTTAGTGAGAGGAGACAATGCAGTGTTACCACAAGAGTTCTTGACAAAGACTCAAGGAAAGAGAATGCTAACAAGTTGGTGTCCACAAGAGGATGTTCTTAAACATGAAGCCATTGGAGGGTTCTTGACTCATGGTGGATGGAACTCTATCTTGGAAAGCATATGTGGTGGGGTACCTATGTTGTGTTGGCCATTCTTTGCTGAACAACAGACAAATTGTAGGCATATGAGTTGTGAATGGGGAATTGGGATGGAGATTGATGAGCATGTGGAGAGAGAAGAGGTGGAGAGGTTGATAAGAGAATTGATGGGTGGAGAGAAagggaaggagatgaagaagaagatggtggagTTGAAGGAGATTGCTTTCAGGGGTTGTTAA